One segment of Primulina tabacum isolate GXHZ01 chromosome 6, ASM2559414v2, whole genome shotgun sequence DNA contains the following:
- the LOC142549006 gene encoding uncharacterized protein LOC142549006 isoform X1, with product MASNSNQCMESYIVQLNDQVLEKRCMLEELESEWDAIENVLQEKKRNIEQSLHAQYPEVYSKLTRIKEIKLETEAVEAEIKRREDEIVKLSSDIGKQPKLAPRRSYIEQINEITKNSRKQDTDIQLILKDTRELQLESNTLQERLNRTFAVLEETILREAKKDAVARKAHTLIASIHETFEQITEKILATDRSRRNIADYEAKLARYDSRTLNMDRLRVELDAIRKENDLLEKHLHNT from the exons ATGGCATCCAATAGCAACCAGTGTATGGAATCTTACATTGTCCAGCTCAACGACCAAGTGCTAGAGAAAAGATGCATGCTCGAGGAACTGGAGTCTGAATG GGATGCAATTGAAAATGTTCTGcaggaaaagaaaagaaatattgAACAGTCTCTCCATGCGCAGTATCCCGAGGTGTATAGCAAACTTACAAGaataaaagaaattaaattaGAAACTGAAGCAGTCGAAGCTGAGATTAAAAGAAG AGAGGATGAAATTGTTAAGCTTTCATCCGATATTGGAAAACAGCCCAAGTTGGCTCCTAGAAGATCTTACATAGAGCAGATAAATGAGATCACAAAGAATAGCAGGAAACAGGACACTGACATCCAGCTGATCCTGAAAGATACCAGGGAGCTCCAGTTGGAGAGTAATACCTTACAGGAACGCCTTAATCGAACTTTTGCTGTTTTGGAAGAAACAATTTTGAG GGAAGCTAAGAAAGATGCTGTTGCTCGAAAAGCTCACACGCTTATCGCAAGCATCCATGAGACCTTTGAACAGATAACTGAAAAGATTCTCGCCACTGACAGAAGCCGGAGAAACATTGCTGATTACGAGGCCAAGCTTGCAAGATATGATTCTAGAACTTTGAACATGGACAGACTACGAGTAGAGCTTGACGCTATTAGAAAAGAAAATGACCTCCTTGAGAAACACCTTCATAATACATGA
- the LOC142549006 gene encoding uncharacterized protein LOC142549006 isoform X2 yields MEKKRNIEQSLHAQYPEVYSKLTRIKEIKLETEAVEAEIKRREDEIVKLSSDIGKQPKLAPRRSYIEQINEITKNSRKQDTDIQLILKDTRELQLESNTLQERLNRTFAVLEETILREAKKDAVARKAHTLIASIHETFEQITEKILATDRSRRNIADYEAKLARYDSRTLNMDRLRVELDAIRKENDLLEKHLHNT; encoded by the exons ATG gaaaagaaaagaaatattgAACAGTCTCTCCATGCGCAGTATCCCGAGGTGTATAGCAAACTTACAAGaataaaagaaattaaattaGAAACTGAAGCAGTCGAAGCTGAGATTAAAAGAAG AGAGGATGAAATTGTTAAGCTTTCATCCGATATTGGAAAACAGCCCAAGTTGGCTCCTAGAAGATCTTACATAGAGCAGATAAATGAGATCACAAAGAATAGCAGGAAACAGGACACTGACATCCAGCTGATCCTGAAAGATACCAGGGAGCTCCAGTTGGAGAGTAATACCTTACAGGAACGCCTTAATCGAACTTTTGCTGTTTTGGAAGAAACAATTTTGAG GGAAGCTAAGAAAGATGCTGTTGCTCGAAAAGCTCACACGCTTATCGCAAGCATCCATGAGACCTTTGAACAGATAACTGAAAAGATTCTCGCCACTGACAGAAGCCGGAGAAACATTGCTGATTACGAGGCCAAGCTTGCAAGATATGATTCTAGAACTTTGAACATGGACAGACTACGAGTAGAGCTTGACGCTATTAGAAAAGAAAATGACCTCCTTGAGAAACACCTTCATAATACATGA
- the LOC142549008 gene encoding phosphatidylinositol/phosphatidylcholine transfer protein SFH1-like isoform X2, whose protein sequence is MCEETRKAKMVFITEEMINQFQSLMEKIDEPLKKPFQNIHNGYERETLIRFLKARDGNLLDAHKMLVDCLKWRIQNEIDNILLKPIDTDVYIAVRESQLVGISGYSKEGLPVIAIGVGLSTYDKASIHYYVQSHIQMNEYRDRVILPSATKKYGRYIGTCIKILDMTGLKLSALSQIKVVKPLLRERTRKRVQVLSGSGRDDLLKIMDYQSLPHFCRREGSGSSRHSNNGTVSDCFSFNHPFHQQLYNYIKEQSARVTLPAPIKHGSFHVDFPEPDPEGVKIAQTIESEFQRLGNQNGVSHSLHKLNINGD, encoded by the exons ATGTGTGAAGAAACAAGAAAAGCAAAAATGGTTTTCATAACTGAAGAAATGATCAACCAGTTCCAATCCCTTATGGAAAAAA TTGATGAACCACTTAAGAAGCCTTTCCAG AATATACACAACGGATACGAAAGGGAGACCTTGATCAGGTTTTTAAAAGCAAGGGATGGGAACCTTTTGGATGCACATAAAATG CTCGTCGACTGTTTGAAATGGAGGATACAAAATGAAATTGATAACATACTACTG AAGCCAATAGATACTGATGTGTATATAGCAGTACGAGAATCTCAGCTTGTTGGAATTTCTGGATATTCGAAAGAG GGTCTTCCGGTAATTGCTATTGGTGTAGGGCTCAGCACATATGACAAAGCTTCT ATTCACTATTATGTCCAATCACATATACAAATGAATGAATACAGAGATCGTGTTATATTG CCTTCTGCAACGAAAAAATATGGACGGTATATTGGCACCTGCATAAAGATTTTGGACATGACTGGCTTAAAGCTTTCAGCATTAAGTCAAATTAAG GTTGTTAAACCTCTTTTGCGTGAGAGAACAAGGAAGAGAGTGCAGGTTCTTTCCGGCTCTGGAAGAGACGACTTGTTGAAG ATTATGGATTATCAATCCCTCCCGCATTTTTGTCGAAGAGAAGGCTCAGGTTCATCTCGGCATTCTAACAACGGAACTGTTAGCGACTGTTTTTCATTTAACCATCCCTTCCACCAGCAGCTTTACAACTACATCAAGGAGCAATCTGCGCGAGTCACTTTGCCTGCACCTATCAAACATGGCTCATTCCATGTGGATTTTCCAGAGCCTGATCCGGAAGGTGTAAAAATCGCTCAGACTATAGAAAGCGAGTTTCAAAGACTCGGTAATCAAAACGGGGTTTCCCACTCATTACACAAGCTTAACATAAACGGGGATTGA
- the LOC142549008 gene encoding SEC14 cytosolic factor-like isoform X1, producing MCEETRKAKMVFITEEMINQFQSLMEKIDEPLKKPFQNIHNGYERETLIRFLKARDGNLLDAHKMLVDCLKWRIQNEIDNILLKPIDTDVYIAVRESQLVGISGYSKEGLPVIAIGVGLSTYDKASIHYYVQSHIQMNEYRDRVILPSATKKYGRYIGTCIKILDMTGLKLSALSQIKILTVISTIDDLNYPEKTEVYYIVNAPYIFAACWKVVKPLLRERTRKRVQVLSGSGRDDLLKIMDYQSLPHFCRREGSGSSRHSNNGTVSDCFSFNHPFHQQLYNYIKEQSARVTLPAPIKHGSFHVDFPEPDPEGVKIAQTIESEFQRLGNQNGVSHSLHKLNINGD from the exons ATGTGTGAAGAAACAAGAAAAGCAAAAATGGTTTTCATAACTGAAGAAATGATCAACCAGTTCCAATCCCTTATGGAAAAAA TTGATGAACCACTTAAGAAGCCTTTCCAG AATATACACAACGGATACGAAAGGGAGACCTTGATCAGGTTTTTAAAAGCAAGGGATGGGAACCTTTTGGATGCACATAAAATG CTCGTCGACTGTTTGAAATGGAGGATACAAAATGAAATTGATAACATACTACTG AAGCCAATAGATACTGATGTGTATATAGCAGTACGAGAATCTCAGCTTGTTGGAATTTCTGGATATTCGAAAGAG GGTCTTCCGGTAATTGCTATTGGTGTAGGGCTCAGCACATATGACAAAGCTTCT ATTCACTATTATGTCCAATCACATATACAAATGAATGAATACAGAGATCGTGTTATATTG CCTTCTGCAACGAAAAAATATGGACGGTATATTGGCACCTGCATAAAGATTTTGGACATGACTGGCTTAAAGCTTTCAGCATTAAGTCAAATTAAG ATATTGACTGTAATCTCTACAATAGATGACCTTAACTATCCTGAGAAGACCGAGGTTTACTACATAGTCAATGCTCCATATATATTTGCAGCATGTTGGAAG GTTGTTAAACCTCTTTTGCGTGAGAGAACAAGGAAGAGAGTGCAGGTTCTTTCCGGCTCTGGAAGAGACGACTTGTTGAAG ATTATGGATTATCAATCCCTCCCGCATTTTTGTCGAAGAGAAGGCTCAGGTTCATCTCGGCATTCTAACAACGGAACTGTTAGCGACTGTTTTTCATTTAACCATCCCTTCCACCAGCAGCTTTACAACTACATCAAGGAGCAATCTGCGCGAGTCACTTTGCCTGCACCTATCAAACATGGCTCATTCCATGTGGATTTTCCAGAGCCTGATCCGGAAGGTGTAAAAATCGCTCAGACTATAGAAAGCGAGTTTCAAAGACTCGGTAATCAAAACGGGGTTTCCCACTCATTACACAAGCTTAACATAAACGGGGATTGA